Proteins from one Streptomyces roseifaciens genomic window:
- the panD gene encoding aspartate 1-decarboxylase produces MMRVMLKSKIHRATVTGADLNYIGSLTLDPVLMEQADLLPGEQVHIVDVNNGSRLETYVIEGERGSGVVCINGAAARLVAPGDIVIIIAYASVEDAEARELKPRVVFVDGENKAISVGDDPSV; encoded by the coding sequence ATGATGCGTGTCATGCTCAAGTCCAAGATCCACCGTGCGACGGTCACCGGGGCCGACCTGAACTACATAGGTTCCCTGACGCTCGACCCCGTGCTGATGGAGCAGGCCGACCTGCTGCCCGGCGAGCAGGTGCACATCGTCGACGTGAACAACGGCTCGCGGCTCGAGACCTACGTGATCGAGGGCGAGCGGGGCTCGGGCGTGGTGTGCATCAACGGCGCCGCCGCCCGGCTCGTCGCCCCCGGCGACATCGTGATCATCATCGCCTACGCCTCGGTCGAGGACGCCGAGGCGCGTGAGCTCAAGCCGCGCGTGGTCTTCGTCGACGGCGAGAACAAGGCGATCAGCGTCGGCGACGACCCGTCGGTCTGA